The following coding sequences lie in one Saccharomyces mikatae IFO 1815 strain IFO1815 genome assembly, chromosome: 10 genomic window:
- the AVT1 gene encoding Avt1p (similar to Saccharomyces cerevisiae AVT1 (YJR001W); ancestral locus Anc_5.220): MPEQDPLNPNGRKRSEVHYISIPLNRGSAFSPDDTISQFQSDGFMTRRQSILDQPVGSFKGVNSLSRFATSLRRANSFRNIELNADNERSFFKESNDETYDPDTLAPALDGRRLSVTLNNAGRPRVSNLANNDRVSTVSMAIHDDDYGSIQNSTIEDSGSILRPTASLTEMMSGGAGRSCINNDMESIVVKRVEGVDGKVVTLLAGQSTAPQTIFNSINVLIGIGLLALPLGLKYAGWVLGLTMLAIFAIGTFCTAELLSRCLDTDPTLISYADLGYAAFGSKGRALISALFTLDLLGSGVSLVILFGDSLNALFPQYSTTFFKIVSFFVITPPVFIPLSVLSNISLFGILSTTGTVLLICCCGLYKSSSPGSLITPMETSMWPIDLKHLCLSIGLLSACWGGHAVFPNLKTDMRHPEKFKDCLKTTYKITSVTDIGTAVIGFLMFGNLVKDEITKNVLLTEGYPKFVYGLISALMTIIPIAKTPLNARPIVSVLDVLMHIQHIDETASVLKRRVAKGLRTFNRIFINVVFVLIAINFPEFDKIIAFLGAGLCFTICLILPCWFYLRLCKTTIKPWERVACHITICISVVLSTLGVGAAIIS, encoded by the coding sequence ATGCCTGAGCAAGATCCACTGAATCCCAATGGCCGCAAGCGATCTGAAGTTCACTATATTTCAATTCCATTGAACAGAGGTTCTGCGTTTTCACCAGATGATACCATATCACAGTTTCAATCTGATGGATTCATGACACGTAGACAATCTATTTTAGACCAGCCGGTCGGCTCTTTTAAGGGAGTTAATTCTCTAAGTAGATTCGCGACCTCGCTGAGAAGAGCTAATTCGTTCCGTAACATCGAACTAAATGCGGATAACgaaagatctttttttaaagagaGTAATGATGAAACTTACGACCCTGATACTTTGGCTCCAGCTTTAGACGGTAGAAGGTTGTCAGTAACTCTTAATAATGCAGGTCGTCCCCGTGTTAGTAATTTAGCCAACAACGATAGAGTCAGCACAGTTAGTATGGCTATTCACGACGATGATTATGGGTCTATTCAAAATTCCACAATTGAGGATTCAGGATCTATACTACGTCCTACCGCCTCTTTAACCGAAATGATGAGCGGTGGCGCGGGACGTAGCTGTATAAATAATGACATGGAATCAATTGTAGTGAAAAGAGTGGAAGGTGTAGATGGTAAGGTGGTGACTCTTCTTGCTGGCCAATCGACCGCCCCACAGACTATATTCAATTCGATTAATGTACTGATCGGTATTGGACTTCTGGCGTTACCTCTTGGGTTGAAATATGCCGGCTGGGTTCTGGGGCTTACTATGCTTGCCATATTTGCCATAGGAACATTTTGTACAGCCGAACTTCTGTCTAGGTGCCTAGATACAGATCCAACTTTGATATCATATGCAGATTTGGGATATGCAGCATTTGGTTCGAAAGGTCGTGCACTAATTTCTGCTTTGTTCACGCTTGATCTATTGGGTAGCGGGGTGTCTTTGGTGATTCTCTTTGGTGATTCTTTAAACGCTCTCTTTCCTCAATATTCAAccacttttttcaagatagtttcattttttgtcaTCACACCTCCGGTTTTCATACCATTGAGTGTTCTTTCTAACATCTCACTCTTTGGTATTCTTTCAACAACGGGGACTGTGTTGCTCATTTGCTGTTGCGGATTATACAAGTCATCTTCACCGGGATCATTGATTACTCCAATGGAAACGAGCATGTGGCCAATCGACTTGAAGCACCTCTGTCTATCTATTGGTTTATTGAGTGCCTGTTGGGGAGGGCATGCAGTTTTTCCTAACTTGAAGACAGATATGAGACATCCGGAAAAATTTAAGGACTGTTTGAAGACAACTTATAAGATAACATCGGTCACTGACATAGGCACAGCCGTTATCGGATTTCTGATGTTCGGTAATCTGGtaaaagatgaaattaCTAAGAATGTTTTGCTAACGGAAGGATATCCAAAATTCGTATATGGCTTGATTTCAGCACTTATGACTATCATTCCTATCGCGAAAACCCCGTTAAATGCAAGACCCATTGTTTCTGTGCTAGACGTTCTCATGCATATACAACACATAGATGAAACGGCTAgtgttttgaaaagaagagtaGCAAAAGGTCTCCGGACGTTCAATAGgattttcatcaatgttgTTTTCGTTTTGATAGCTATCAATTTCCCTGAGTTTGATAAGATTATTGCATTCTTAGGTGCAGGCTTGTGTTTTACAATTTGTCTCATTTTGCCGTGTTGGTTCTATTTAAGATTATGTAAGACAACTATTAAACCATGGGAAAGAGTGGCCTGTCACATAACCATATGTATAAGTGTTGTATTGTCTACATTAGGAGTTGGTGCTGCGATCATCTCTTAG
- the MRX12 gene encoding Mrx12p (similar to Saccharomyces cerevisiae YJR003C; ancestral locus Anc_5.224): protein MIKNYFCNVSQPSATQIMLRSFRSVATLANRRLYSLISHSNRKNIIKNLLIHPSFDPIRRHLPENIATFDPYSLSQNVIENLNKLEVPKEYAAVMHNLMIENLSDLDYSIATIHSNNLRELDIKPSLSAIKQIIKNNPGRVQSSWELFIQYKASIENVPDELIEVVLDKIIKFDKAEKVDGKKSLTHQDLVRCLYLIEHFSPSYIVSPNLIESILIYAIDNGIPDVLTSVLNYKIPLNFFDKYANEMTPYQIYEIYNYYPLNNIIADPIVLHKCIAVLGEKDMIQLTEEEKEIIGKMEEEIEMVKLQCHDNWSFKFPEENARKTETAFRKLFLEIQEKNADKKDLKLALKLLRITGAFKGKISLFFELYHEYLLKFENNEDDLMFEAFLTLCCEGYRTGNEKMLQYSEAFIKDNIDGKLKSKAQSVLVVANARTNIDLSLKIYNSNIPKAKRDKDASTDIAESDVLTESLILAFLSKDDADFARVIFDGALGEKVISGPTAAKRIKKLLLQYGEALEVKKSKEVMQSKIVHYMENV from the coding sequence ATGATAAAGAACTACTTTTGTAATGTTAGTCAGCCATCTGCCACCCAGATAATGTTACGTTCCTTTCGCTCAGTTGCTACTTTGGCCAACAGGAGGTTGTACTCTTTAATATCTCATTCAAACAGGAAAAACATTATCAAAAACCTTCTAATCCATCCTTCTTTCGATCCTATTCGCCGCCATTTGCCTGAAAATATAGCTACTTTTGACCCATACTCTCTATCGCAAAATGTTATCGAAAATTTAAACAAATTAGAAGTTCCTAAAGAATATGCGGCCGTGATGCACAACTTAATGATAGAAAACTTAAGTGATCTTGACTACAGTATTGCAACAATTCACTCTAATAATTTGCGTGAGCTTGATATAAAACCATCACTTTCCGCCATAAAGCAAATTATCAAGAACAATCCGGGTAGAGTACAGAGTTCTTGGGAACTTTTCATACAATATAAGGCTtcaattgaaaatgttCCTGATGAATTAATTGAAGTGGTTTTAGATAAAATTATCAAGTTTGACAAGGCTGAAAAAGTcgatggaaaaaaaagcttaaCTCACCAAGATCTCGTTAGATGTCTCTATTTAATTGAGCACTTTTCCCCAAGTTATATTGTATCTCCAAATCTCATAGAATCTATTCTTATTTACGCAATAGATAACGGAATTCCAGATGTTTTAACCTCTGTGCTCAATTATAAGATACCGTTGAACTTTTTTGATAAGTATGCTAATGAAATGACACCATACCAAATTTATGAAATTTATAATTATTATCCACTTAATAACATAATAGCCGATCCAATAGTTCTGCATAAGTGTATAGCAGTCCTAGGTGAAAAAGATATGATACAAttaactgaagaagaaaaagaaattatcgGCAAGATGGAGGAAGAGATAGAGATGGTTAAATTGCAGTGTCACGATAATTGGAGCTTTAAATTTCCAGAGGAGAATGCACGCAAAACAGAAACTGCATTCAGAAAATTGTTTTTagaaattcaagaaaagaacgCAGACAAAAAGGATTTAAAATTAGCACTTAAGCTACTAAGAATAACTGGAGCttttaaaggaaaaatttctttattttttgagttGTACCACGAGTACCtcttgaaatttgaaaacaatgaagaTGACTTAATGTTTGAAGCGTTTTTAACGCTTTGCTGCGAGGGCTATAGAACaggtaatgaaaaaatgcttCAGTATTCAGAAGCTTTTATTAAAGACAATATCGATGGTAAACTTAAAAGTAAAGCTCAAAGTGTGTTAGTTGTCGCCAACGCGAGAACGAATATCGATTTATCTCTCAAGATTTATAACTCTAATATACCTAAAGCTAAAAGAGATAAGGATGCTTCCACAGACATTGCAGAGAGTGATGTACTAACTGAATCGCTTATTTTGGCTTTCTTATCCAAAGATGATGCCGATTTTGCAAGGGTTATATTTGATGGTGCCCTAGGGGAGAAGGTGATATCAGGACCAACCGCTgccaaaagaataaaaaagctTTTGTTACAATATGGAGAGGCCTTAGAAGTtaagaaaagcaaagagGTTATGCAATCTAAGATAGTACATTATATGGAGAACGTGTAA
- the SAG1 gene encoding Sag1p (similar to Saccharomyces cerevisiae SAG1 (YJR004C); ancestral locus Anc_5.225), translating into MLTFLNITLWLSFLILTSAANINEISFSNLEIAPLTANTQPDQGWTASFDFTIADASTVLKGDEFSLSMPHIYRIKLSDTSQTTTISLKDGTEAFKCYVSQQAAYLYENTVFTCTAQTDLSSYNTIDGSITFSLNFSNGISKYKYELENAKFFKSGPMLVQLGDQLSDVVNFDSTSFTENVLHSGRTTGYGSFESYHLGMRCPNGHFLGGTEKIDYDNSNHNVNLDCSSVQVYSSNDFNDWWFPQSYNDTHAEVTCFGSNLWVTLDEELGDGEMLWVNALQSLPVGTNTIDHALEFQYTCFDTMANTTYTREFSTTREFIVYQGQNFATASVKDPYTSTSTIGLTSTHTSAYSTESTESTFSVGTRSHTTSEVIIYLETPSTKSTPTNTSDWKTTHTSAYSTKSTESIFSVGTRSHTTSEVIIHLETPSTKSTPTNTSDWKTTHTSTYSTESTESIFSVGSGSQTTSEAITHVETPNKKLTSTAEWTSSVKTLISYLSSPSSSAIINSTSLISPSTAIETSDASIVKMQTPTIIDISSVYPKESTFVSTKKTFLNASCSSTHLLNPSFSMSVSHTSSMYERKSLSKSIFAPTLGPILNTSTETKTTTYFEYTILTSPTTGHGSSSETVASFQSTKIDTSLGSTLKPYYSSTSSSEAFNSRQSFASTSITISIYEGKASTFSSTELGSIFFLVLSYLLY; encoded by the coding sequence ATGCTTACTTTCCTTAATATCACTTTATggctttctttcttaataCTGACGTCGGCTGCTAACATTAATGAGATTTCGTTTTCTAATTTAGAAATTGCCCCACTGACTGCCAATACACAACCCGACCAAGGCTGGACCGCCAGTTTTGATTTCACTATTGCGGATGCCTCTACTGTCTTAAAGGGTGATgaattttcattatcaatgCCACATATTTATAGGATTAAGTTATCAGATACATCACAAACAACTactatttctttgaaggatGGTACGGAGGCTTTTAAATGTTATGTTTCGCAACAAGCTGCGTACTTGTACGAAAACACTGTTTTTACATGTACAGCACAAACTGATTTGTCTTCTTACAATACGATTGACGGTTCCATAACATTTTCCCTTAATTTTAGCAACGGTATTTCCAAATATAAGTATGAATTAGAAAATgcaaagtttttcaaatctggACCTATGCTTGTTCAACTTGGTGATCAACTGTCTGATGTGGTAAATTTTGATTCCACTTCTTTTACGGAAAATGTTTTGCATTCTGGGCGTACAACCGGCTACGgttcttttgaaagttaTCATTTGGGTATGCGCTGTCCAAATGGGCATTTCTTAGGAGGTACTGAAAAGATTGATTACGACAATTCCAACCACAATGTTAACCTGGATTGTTCTTCTGTTCAGGTTTACTCATCCAATGATTTTAACGATTGGTGGTTCCCACAAAGCTACAATGATACACATGCAGAAGTTACTTGTTTTGGTAGCAATTTGTGGGTTACACTCGACGAAGAACTAGGTGACGGAGAGATGCTATGGGTTAATGCATTACAATCACTTCCGGTTGGTACAAACACCATAGATCATGCTTTGGAATTTCAGTACACATGTTTCGATACTATGGCAAATACTACATACACTAGAGAATTTTCAACCACTAGGGAATTTATTGTTTATCAGGGTCAGAACTTTGCTACCGCCAGCGTCAAAGACCCGTATACATCAACCTCAACAATTGGTTTGACAAGTACACACACTAGCGCGTATTCTACCGAGTCCACTGAATCCACCTTCTCAGTTGGTACAAGAAGTCATACCACCTCAGAGGTGATTATCTATTTGGAGACCCCGAGTACAAAATCGACCCCAACCAATACTTCTGATTGGAAAACTACACACACTAGCGCGTATTCTACCAAGTCCACTGAATCCATCTTCTCAGTTGGTACAAGAAGTCATACCACCTCAGAGGTGATTATCCATTTGGAGACCCCGAGTACAAAATCGACCCCAACCAATACTTCTGATTGGAAAACTACACACACTAGCACGTATTCCACCGAGTCTACCGAATCCATCTTCTCAGTTGGTTCAGGTAGTCAAACTACATCAGAAGCGATTACTCATGTGGAGACACCCAACAAAAAACTGACTTCAACAGCTGAATGGACAAGTAGTGTGAAAACACTTATTTCGTACTTAAgttctccttcttcttctgcaaTTATCAACAGCACATCACTAATCTCACCATCCACAGCGATTGAAACGTCGGACGCTTCAATTGTCAAGATGCAAACTCCGACTATTATCGATATTAGTTCTGTTTACCCCAAAGAGTCAACTTTTGTATCCACTAAGAAGACCTTCTTGAATGCATCTTGTAGCAGCACACATCTACTCAAtccttccttttctatGTCAGTTTCACATACATCGTCTATgtatgaaagaaaatcattatcaaaatcCATTTTTGCGCCAACTTTGGGGCCAATACTTAATACATCTACGGAAACAAAAACTACGACATACTTTGAGTATACTATTTTGACATCGCCTACAACTGGTCACGGTTCTTCAAGTGAAACAGTAGCCTCATTTCAAAGCACAAAAATTGATACTTCTTTAGGGTCAACCTTGAAGCCATATTATTCTTCCACATCGAGCAGCGAAGCCTTTAATTCGCGACAGAGTTTCGCATCCACCTCTATTACCATTTCAATTTATGAAGGTAAAGCTTCTACATTTTCCTCAACTGAGCTTGGttccatatttttcttggtgtTATCGTATTTGTTATATTAG
- the LSO1 gene encoding Lso1p (similar to Saccharomyces cerevisiae YGR169C-A and YJR005C-A; ancestral locus Anc_5.173), with amino-acid sequence MHNSGKRYSETAKKVAAGRARKRRQAYEKNQLEKQQLEAQEAQRWEEGARTPNQRKLILEQKKTEKLRAKKERDELLSAEEKLLGKGGKGRKY; translated from the coding sequence ATGCATAATAGTGGAAAAAGGTATTCAGAAACTGCTAAAAAAGTTGCAGCAGGAAGGGCAAGAAAACGTAGGCAAGCTTACGAGAAAAACCAATTAGAGAAGCAACAACTAGAGGCTCAAGAGGCTCAGAGATGGGAAGAAGGGGCAAGAACACCTAATCAGAGGAAGCTAATTTtggaacaaaaaaagacagAGAAGCTGAGAgctaaaaaagaaagagatgaATTATTATCCGCTGAGGAGAAATTATTAGGTAAAGGCGGCAAGGGAAGGAAATACTAA
- the APL1 gene encoding Apl1p (similar to Saccharomyces cerevisiae APL1 (YJR005W); ancestral locus Anc_5.229) yields MSDQKVFARYKANEIVADLQHFGVKKFKSNTTRRKNALRKIIANLMLGNYGEMSLLFSELLKFWQIEDDLEVKRICHEYIRVMGALKPQQAKEALPYIMDDFKSRDEKLQMMALRTLVLVPLREFSEQAFDCIISLVNHKSPPEEVTRTAIYALIDLDEVDHERVLGLSSILHEIIRLQSSSPGVIVASLHTLYSIHEKNSNMESFKLSLELAFSMLELLPDLNEWNKATVLEILTTSVVPQHYLDTHEMIELALPYLQQVNTYVVLNALKFIMYLLNYIDVIKESLAEKLSNSVIALLDKPPELQFLVLRNVILLLLSRESCLLKLDISYFFIEYNDPIYIKDTKLECLYLLANKETLPRILEELEQYATDIDIQMSRKSVRAIGNLAVKLDEDSVHSCVAVLLDLLEFGVDYVAQEIISVFRNILRKYPNNFRTNVTELVKHTEVVQEPESKNAMIWIITQYSDIIPNYLELFRVFSSNIFSETLEVQFSILNSAIKFFVRCPTKETEELCMDLLKGCTDNGNNPDLRDKTFMYWRLLSLTKTSRISNPLTFESLKSVLDGELPLIEMNTKLDPTVLEELELNIGTIVSIYLKPVSHIFRLNKTKLLPSSPILNSNKDLSSGVGSLLPSTGANKNLQNSESESSIKSRKTVMMDDYDKPAEKINQLKGKRKYSSNNPSKLSRKPSTLLRKLSMKRPFS; encoded by the coding sequence ATGTCGGATCAGAAAGTCTTTGCCAGATATAAAGCAAATGAAATCGTCGCAGATCTACAACATTTTGGAGTAAAAAAGTTCAAATCAAATACAACGAGGAGGAAAAATGCCCTGAGAAAAATCATCGCAAACTTAATGCTGGGGAACTACGGTGAAATGTCCCTTCTATTTTCTGagcttttgaagttttggcaaattgaagatgatttaGAAGTTAAAAGAATTTGTCATGAGTATATTCGAGTGATGGGCGCCTTAAAACCCCAACAGGCCAAAGAGGCTTTACCTTACATAATGGACGATTTCAAGAGCAGAGATGAGAAGTTACAAATGATGGCATTAAGAACTCTAGTGCTCGTCCCCTTGAGGGAATTTTCTGAGCAAGCTTTCGACTGTATCATATCATTGGTAAATCATAAATCTCCACCTGAAGAAGTGACAAGGACGGCAATTTACGCACTAATAGACTTGGATGAAGTTGATCATGAAAGGGTCTTGGGATTATCAAGCATTCTGCACGAGATTATAAGATTACAATCGAGTTCTCCAGGAGTTATTGTAGCTTCATTGCATACTTTATATTCCATTcacgaaaaaaattctaatatgGAATCCTTCAAACTTTCTTTGGAACTCGCCTTTAGCATGCTAGAATTACTACCTGATTTAAATGAGTGGAACAAGGCCACcgttttggaaattttaaCAACTTCAGTTGTGCCGCAGCATTATTTGGATACCCATGAAATGATCGAATTGGCTTTACCATACCTGCAACAGGTTAACACATACGTAGTGTTAAACGCTCTAAAATTTATCATGTATTTGCTGAACTATATTGATGtgataaaagaaagtttaGCCGAAAAGCTATCTAATTCGGTGATAGCTTTGCTGGATAAACCACCAGAATTACAATTTCTAGTATTAAGAAACgttattcttcttttattgaGCAGGGAATCATGTCTGCTCAAACTAGACATCtcgtattttttcatcgagTACAATGATCCtatatatatcaaagaCACAAAATTAGAGTGTCTCTATCTTTTAGCcaataaagaaactttGCCAAGAATCCTAGAAGAGTTGGAACAGTATGCCACGGACATAGATATTCAAATGTCAAGAAAATCGGTCAGAGCCATTGGCAATCTGGCTGTTAAACTAGATGAAGATTCTGTACATAGTTGTGTTGCTGTACTTTTAGATTTGTTGGAATTTGGCGTTGATTATGTTGCCCAAGAAATCATATCTGTTTTCAGGAATATCTTGAGGAAATATCCAAATAATTTTAGAACAAATGTAACAGAATTAGTCAAACATACTGAAGTTGTACAGGAACCCGAATCGAAAAACGCTATGATCTGGATAATTACGCAGTATTCGGATATAATTCCAAACTATTTAGAATTATTCagagttttttcttcaaacatTTTTAGTGAGACGCTAGAGGTCCAATTCTCCATCTTAAATTCAgcaataaaatttttcgtTAGATGTCCTACAAAGGAAACTGAAGAACTTTGTATGGATTTGTTAAAAGGCTGTACTGATAATGGAAACAATCCGGATCTAAGAGATAAAACCTTTATGTATTGGAGGTTGCTATCATTAACCAAAACATCTCGTATATCGAACCCACTAACTTTTGAATCTTTAAAATCAGTACTAGATGGGGAATTACCACTAATAGAGATGAATACGAAATTAGACCCTACTGTTTTGGAAGAATTGGAATTAAATATTGGTACGATAGTGTCGATTTACTTAAAACCTGTTTCCCATATCTTCAGGTTAAATAAAACGAAATTGCTACCATCAAGTCCTATTTTGAATTCAAATAAGGATCTCTCGTCAGGCGTCGGTAGTTTACTTCCATCAACTGGAGCTAATAAGAACCTTCAAAATTCTGAGAGTgaatcttcaataaagtcCAGAAAAACCGTGATGATGGATGACTATGATAAACCtgctgaaaaaatcaatcagTTAAAAGGTAAGCGTAAATATAGTTCAAACAACCCCTCAAAACTATCACGAAAACCCTCTACTCTACTTAGAAAGCTTTCAATGAAGCGGCCGTTTTCGTGA
- the MPP10 gene encoding rRNA-processing protein MPP10 (similar to Saccharomyces cerevisiae MPP10 (YJR002W); ancestral locus Anc_5.221), whose translation MSELAEVLKSNAGGILLKDPSTTFKDVKTYIDSVINTCKNANIIKKTELDEITVDGLDANQIWWQVKLVLESIDGDLLQGIQELKDVFIPSSHNPPVEDNSNISSGEESAKEEAESFSEEEAILSDEISVAEKQGGDSFSEEEEEPIPDNKEAKTKADFVEEDKISSRQGEGNSLTDPYGINDKFFDLEKFNRETLASENFDEAADEGEDAEIDYFQDVPSDEEEEEAIYYEDFFDKPGEESVKNNLDINDSEDDDQTNEKEYDSVMDKVKLDLFADEENESSAEEMGEDSGKNLSTFEKQQVEIRKQIEQLEKEAVAEKKWSLKGEVKAKDRPDDALLTEELEFDRTAKPVPIITSEVTESLEDMIRRRIQDNNFDDLLRRTLLDITRKPQRPQFELSDTKSSKSLAEIYEDDYARTEDESALSEELQKAHLEISELYTDLVYKLDVLSSVHFIPKPASTSLEIRVETPAISMEDAQPLYMSNASSLAPQEIYNVGKAEKEGEIRLKNGVAMSKGELTREDKNRLRRALKRKKSKANSSNQTKKSKRNEVVDALSRAKNITVINQKGEKKDVSGKTKRNTSGTDITNIKL comes from the coding sequence ATGTCGGAACTCGCTGAAGTTTTGAAATCTAATGCTGGCGGtattttattgaaagaCCCTTCTACTACCTTTAAAGATGTCAAAACTTATATAGATTCAGTTATTAATACTTGTAAAAATGCGAACattataaagaaaacagaaTTAGACGAAATCACTGTTGATGGTTTAGATGCAAATCAGATCTGGTGGCAGGTCAAACTGGTTCTTGAAAGTATTGATGGTGATTTACTTCAAGGAATTCAAGAGCTCAAAGATGTTTTCATACCTTCTTCTCACAATCCTCCTGTTGAGGACAATTCAAACATATCGTCTGGAGAAGAAAGTGCAAAAGAAGAGGCAGAGAGCTTTTCTGAAGAGGAAGCAATACTTTCTGATGAAATTTCTGTGGCTGAGAAGCAGGGCGGTGATAGTTTCTCCgaggaggaagaggaaCCTATACCGGATAATAAAGAAGCAAAGACGAAGGCAGATTTTGTCGAGGAAGATAAAATATCTTCTAGGCAAGGCGAAGGGAATTCATTAACTGATCCTTATGGTATTAATGACAAATTCTTcgatcttgaaaaattcaatagaGAGACTTTAGCTTCggaaaattttgatgaagCTGCTGACGAGGGTGAAGATGCAGAGATAGATTACTTTCAAGATGTACCTtcagatgaagaggaagaggaggCCATTTATtatgaagatttttttgacaaaCCTGGAGAGGAATCTGTGAAGAACAATCTTGACATAAATGAttcagaagatgatgatCAAACGAATGAAAAGGAGTATGATTCTGTCATGGATAAAGTCAAGTTAGACTTGTTTGCTGATGAGGAGAATGAGTCAAGCGCTGAAGAAATGGGCGAAGATAGCGGCAAGAATTTATCTacttttgaaaagcaaCAAGTAGAGATTAGGAAACAGATAGAACAACTAGAGAAGGAGGCAGTCGCCGAGAAGAAGTGGTCTCTGAAAGGGGAAGTGAAGGCCAAGGATCGTCCTGATGATGCACTACTTACTGAGGAACTTGAATTTGATAGGACTGCAAAACCTGTACCTATAATAACAAGTGAGGTTACGGAATCATTAGAAGATATGATTAGACGGAGGATACAAGATAATAACTTTGACGATCTTTTGAGAAGAACCCTGTTAGATATCACGCGCAAGCCTCAACGGCCTCAATTTGAACTAAGTGATACTAAATCTTCGAAGTCCTTAGCAGAAATATATGAGGATGACTACGCACGTACTGAAGATGAATCTGCTTTAAGTGAAGAACTTCAAAAGGCACATCTCGAAATATCAGAACTTTATACCGATCTGGTATATAAGTTAGATGTGCTTTCGTCAGTACACTTTATTCCTAAACCAGCAAGTACTTCTTTGGAAATTAGAGTTGAAACACCCGCTATATCGATGGAGGATGCTCAGCCTCTTTATATGTCAAATGCATCTTCTCTGGCTCCCcaagaaatatataatgTTGGCAAGGCAGAAAAGGAAGGAGAAATCCGCTTGAAGAATGGTGTTGCAATGTCTAAGGGAGAATTGACTAGGGAAGATAAAAACAGATTACGCAGagctttgaaaagaaagaagtcGAAAGCTAATTCATCAAACcaaaccaaaaaatccaaaagGAATGAAGTAGTTGACGCTCTGTCAAGAGCTAAAAATATCACTGTTATCAACCAAAAGGGTGAGAAAAAGGATGTTTCTGGTAAGACTAAGAGAAACACATCGGGGACAGATATCACTAATATAAAACTCTGA